The proteins below come from a single Stomoxys calcitrans chromosome 1, idStoCalc2.1, whole genome shotgun sequence genomic window:
- the LOC131997878 gene encoding multifunctional methyltransferase subunit TRM112-like protein translates to MKLSTYNFLTSKAIKGVKVGYPLKLTISKKDVVETEFNPTFIERLLPKLDWPTVYLAAQTAELADDIPAEQPTSLADNEELLQRLHHLLLEIDVLEGQLECPETGRIFPITDGIPNMLLNEDEV, encoded by the exons atgaaactaaGCACCTATAATTTCCTTACCTCAAAAGCCATCAAAGGTGTTAAAGTTGGATATCCCCTTAAATTGACG ATATCCAAAAAAGATGTTGTGGAAACGGAATTCAATCCCACTTTCATAGAGAGACTATTGCCCAAATTAGATTGGCCTACCGTTTACTTGGCGGCTCAGACG GCCGAATTGGCTGACGATATACCTGCAGAGCAGCCTACATCACTAGCCGACAATGAAGAACTCCTACAAAGACTTCATCATCTTTTGCTGGAGATTGATGTTTTGGAAGGTCAACTGGAGTGTCCTGAAACGGGACGCATATTTCCCATAACAGATGGCATACCCAATATGTTGCTAAACGAAGATGAAGTTTAG
- the LOC106091487 gene encoding integrin-linked protein kinase homolog pat-4, whose translation MEDIFHWCREGNSIQVRLWLDEVEHDMNLGDDHGFSPLHWCAKEGHIKLVETLLQRGARVNATNMGDDIPLHLAAAHGHREVVQMLLRERSDVNAVNEHGNTPLHYACFWGYDMICEDLVNAGASVTISNKDDDTPLEKAKAGLGKRLEDLATRNGQEMKKISFKEQSWMGFKTRSRDATLSRFKGISMGDLDLHTKVAVTPSGETWRGRWQRNDVIAKILAVRQCTSRISRDFNEEFPKLRIFSHPNILPIIGACNSPPNLIVISQYMPRGSLFNLLHAATGVVVDTSQAVRFALDIARGMTYLHSLERIIPTYNLNSHHVMIDEDLTARINMGDAKFSFQERGRIYQPAWMSPEALQKKPADRNWEASDMWSFAILLWELTTREIPFAEWSPMECGMKIALEGLRVKIPPGTSPHMVKLITICMNEDPGKRPKFDMVVPILEKMKR comes from the exons atggaGGATATTTTCCATTGGTGTCGTGAAGGAAATTCCATACAAGTTCGTTTATGGCTGGATGAAGTGGAACATGACATGAATCTGGG TGACGATCATGGCTTCAGTCCCCTCCATTGGTGTGCCAAGGAGGGTCACATAAAATTGGTGGAAACTCTATTGCAGCGTGGAGCACGCGTTAATGCCACTAATATGGGTGATGATATACCCTTGCATTTAGCTGCTGCTCATGGCCATCGTGAAGTTGTACAAATGTTATTAAGGGAACGTTCCGATGTGAATGCTGTCAATGAACATGGCAATACTCCCCTACATTATGCCTGCTTTTGGGGTTACGATATGATCTGTGAAGATCTTGTCAATGCTGGGGCCTCAGTGACAATATCGAATAAAGATGATGACACACCGTTGGAGAAAGCTAAGGCCGGCCTGGGCAAACGTTTGGAAGATTTAGCTACACGCAATGGCCAAGAAATGAAAAAGATTAGTTTCAAAGAACAAAGTTGGATGGGCTTCAAGACTAGATCGCGTGATGCCACACTCTCACGTTTTAAGGGTATAAGCATGGGCGATTTGGATTTGCATACCAAAGTTGCAGTGACACCTTCTGGAGAGACTTGGCGTGGTCGTTGGCAACGAAATGATGTTatagccaaaattttggctgTACGTCAATGTACTTCACGGATATCGCGAGATTTTAATGAGGAATTTCCCAAATTGAGAATATTTTCACATCCGAATATTTTGCCGATTATAGGAGCATGTAATTCGCCGCCAAATTTGATTGTCATTAGTCAG TATATGCCCAGAGGTTCATTATTCAATTTGCTGCATGCCGCCACTGGTGTGGTTGTGGACACATCTCAAGCTGTACGTTTTGCCTTGGACATTGCCAGGGGCATGACTTATTTGCATTCTCTAGAAAGGATAATTCCCACGTACAATTTGAACAGTCATCATGTTATG atcgatgaagatttgaCAGCTCGCATCAATATGGGTGATGCAAAATTCTCCTTCCAAGAACGCGGACGCATTTATCAACCCGCCTGGATGTCACCAGAGGCGCTACAAAAGAAACCAGCCGATCGCAATTGGGAGGCTAGTGACATGTGGAGCTTTGCCATACTATTGTGGGAATTGACAACACGTGAAATTCCATTTGCCGAATGGTCACCCATGGAATGTGGCATGAAGATTGCTCTGGAAGGTTTAAGAGTAAAAATTCCACCAGGCACCTCACCGCATATGGTGAAATTGATAACCATTTGCATGAATGAAGACCCTGGCAAAAGACCTAAATTCGATATGGTAGTACCTATATTGGAGAAAATGAAACGTTAG